Proteins encoded by one window of Mariniplasma anaerobium:
- a CDS encoding recombinase family protein, with the protein MKRYASCYCRYSSDKQQQQSIDHQLERIEAFCKKHDITLIEQYIDEAQTGTSDQRKAFQRMIEDSEHSKWGYLLVYDLSRLARNVEDQMFYQKILKQHGIMIISVEEKFDSSPEGHLFSLITAGINEYYSKHLAKRSFAGVMQNAKKGIAIGGIPPLGFDVDENKHYIINKKEAESVKIIFNKTAAGWSRQEIKDYLNEEGYLSKRGRPFSNSFYEILRNRKYIGEYVFNLSTKKKSRGKRSDRVNNEDDIVRIPGGLPQIIDKQTFDKVQHMLNKRRNSSVIEFKPTKYLMSGRLECGYCGMAYSGGASFSKRRNIPYAYYGHLNYKQGRCKSKDIPVLYIDNWVKEFVIKDFLSMNNLSERTKDINDQIKIERDKIKQEIKALKSRMSSIETILQEKAKQLVSSNFSIFALEDAEETKNEMAKIERELRQKQRRMELLKRITNEKLAKTIKKFKNLWKSKENYDDLGKFIYEMLSRLVITNEIIKAYINYDMITRKLCDFDIEIASIDRSLLMRIWRN; encoded by the coding sequence ATGAAAAGATATGCAAGTTGCTACTGTAGATATTCATCAGATAAGCAACAACAACAAAGTATAGATCATCAATTAGAAAGAATAGAAGCTTTTTGTAAGAAACATGACATTACACTTATTGAGCAATACATTGATGAAGCACAAACAGGGACTAGTGATCAAAGAAAAGCATTTCAACGTATGATTGAAGATAGTGAACACTCTAAATGGGGTTATCTATTGGTCTATGATCTATCAAGACTAGCTAGAAATGTAGAAGATCAGATGTTCTATCAAAAGATACTCAAACAACATGGCATTATGATCATAAGTGTTGAGGAAAAATTTGACAGTTCACCAGAAGGGCATCTTTTCTCGCTCATTACAGCAGGTATCAACGAATATTACTCAAAGCATTTGGCTAAAAGATCATTTGCTGGGGTAATGCAAAATGCTAAAAAAGGTATTGCCATTGGAGGCATACCACCGTTAGGTTTTGATGTTGATGAAAATAAGCACTACATTATTAATAAAAAAGAAGCGGAGTCTGTAAAAATCATATTCAATAAAACAGCTGCAGGTTGGTCACGACAAGAAATTAAAGACTATTTGAACGAAGAGGGATATCTATCTAAAAGAGGAAGACCTTTTTCAAACAGTTTTTATGAAATTCTAAGAAATAGAAAATATATTGGTGAGTATGTGTTTAACCTATCAACTAAGAAAAAAAGCAGAGGTAAAAGAAGTGATCGAGTCAATAATGAGGATGATATTGTTAGAATACCTGGTGGACTGCCTCAAATCATTGATAAACAAACATTTGATAAAGTGCAGCATATGTTAAACAAAAGAAGAAATTCAAGCGTTATAGAATTCAAACCTACAAAATATCTTATGAGTGGGAGATTAGAGTGTGGTTATTGTGGTATGGCATATAGCGGAGGAGCTTCGTTTTCTAAAAGAAGAAATATACCTTATGCATACTATGGACATCTTAACTACAAACAAGGTAGATGCAAGTCTAAAGATATACCCGTATTATATATAGATAATTGGGTAAAGGAGTTTGTTATTAAAGATTTTCTTTCAATGAATAATCTATCTGAGAGAACAAAGGATATAAATGATCAAATCAAGATAGAAAGAGATAAAATAAAACAAGAGATCAAAGCATTAAAAAGCAGAATGTCATCTATTGAAACTATACTTCAAGAAAAAGCAAAACAACTAGTTAGTTCTAATTTTTCAATATTTGCCTTAGAGGATGCAGAAGAGACTAAAAATGAAATGGCTAAAATAGAACGAGAACTTAGACAAAAACAAAGACGTATGGAATTACTTAAGCGAATCACAAATGAAAAATTGGCAAAAACTATAAAAAAATTCAAGAATTTATGGAAAAGTAAAGAAAATTATGATGATTTAGGAAAATTTATATATGAAATGCTTTCTCGTTTGGTCATTACAAATGAAATCATCAAAGCCTATATCAACTATGATATGATTACAAGAAAACTTTGTGACTTTGATATTGAAATTGCTAGTATAGATAGATCATTACTTATGAGAATTTGGAGAAATTAA
- a CDS encoding HNH endonuclease produces the protein MKKIDIIKNHNYNDFKDILHKKIEQMSGDYIDLIAGNIHRELGGYPGRNHRMPICCKAMRDLMSDKDQIIYEPKKGNGATLTIRYYQNEI, from the coding sequence ATGAAAAAAATAGATATAATTAAAAACCATAATTATAATGATTTTAAAGATATACTACATAAAAAAATAGAACAGATGAGTGGTGACTATATAGATTTAATAGCTGGAAATATTCATAGAGAGCTAGGTGGATATCCTGGAAGAAATCATCGAATGCCCATTTGTTGCAAAGCTATGAGAGATCTGATGTCAGATAAAGATCAAATTATATACGAACCAAAGAAAGGGAACGGAGCGACCTTAACTATTCGTTATTATCAAAATGAGATTTGA
- a CDS encoding SHOCT domain-containing protein, whose translation MILSSVIAGDYKSASILMISGFPNICEKHKHIPLNSKYIESYEVITDEHRKSASSAVARGAIGAVLLGPIGLLGGAISGKKKGKYTIAIKFRDGKNSLLEVNEKIYKIIMRACFNPSENSVKIETSNDFVEVNDTNYINELKQLKELVDQGILTEAEFNKKKHQILSNMSKK comes from the coding sequence ATGATTCTAAGTTCAGTAATAGCAGGAGACTATAAATCAGCAAGTATTTTAATGATTTCAGGTTTTCCAAATATTTGTGAAAAACATAAACATATTCCATTGAATTCAAAATATATTGAAAGTTATGAAGTTATAACTGATGAACATAGGAAAAGTGCATCAAGTGCAGTTGCTAGAGGAGCAATAGGTGCCGTTTTGCTTGGACCAATAGGGTTACTTGGTGGGGCAATATCGGGGAAAAAAAAGGGAAAATATACAATTGCGATAAAATTTAGAGATGGAAAAAATAGCCTATTAGAAGTTAATGAAAAAATATATAAAATAATCATGCGAGCTTGCTTCAATCCCAGTGAAAATAGCGTTAAAATTGAAACTTCAAATGATTTTGTAGAAGTAAATGATACAAATTACATTAACGAACTGAAGCAATTGAAAGAATTAGTAGATCAAGGAATATTAACTGAAGCTGAGTTTAATAAGAAAAAACATCAAATCTTATC
- a CDS encoding recombinase family protein, translating into MRALSQDEIKVLENIQKSFGGKVTTAIYARKSKEDLSNEALSTQVKQCEDFIDQNKKYLNLKKTYQEDNVSGMTVEGRAEFKKLIEAVDDGFIQAVVVSKWDRFSRNTTDLKNYRESFGKKGTLVITIEDSGEMSAVANLQFEIMAAINQYYVHKIAEDTKAVLINKTSKGHSGGGVANYGYEFDENNFLIIRAEEAVVVADIYDKFELGYSYNDIISDLKNRNIKTRKGNEFTKSTIRDILTNVKYSGVYRYNREDRKQSDLVKKSFDEVWVEDGIKEPIVTKKQFEEVQKIIDIRKTIYKDSEYLLTGIIECELCHTGMVGSSQSTGKGKPRRRQYICPNHLKVNGKTCTSKGIDALTIENQVQQIVLDTINAFIKTDSFDKTIFKDSLESKRRLKKSINKSIANINQAIEIATDRLVEPGIRDAIKKSLEKKIEKDSNHIEELKIKLALANKSINQYSQIVNKKEIDSFTAEDLLKNKIIEKQLTRVIVDCVKIGPENIEIKILEK; encoded by the coding sequence ATGAGAGCATTAAGTCAAGATGAGATAAAAGTCTTAGAAAACATACAAAAATCTTTTGGTGGAAAAGTAACTACTGCAATTTATGCTAGAAAATCCAAAGAAGATTTATCAAATGAAGCACTATCAACTCAAGTCAAGCAGTGCGAAGATTTTATTGATCAAAATAAAAAATACTTGAATTTAAAAAAAACTTATCAAGAAGATAATGTATCTGGAATGACAGTTGAAGGAAGAGCCGAATTTAAGAAACTGATTGAGGCAGTGGATGATGGATTCATTCAAGCTGTAGTTGTTTCGAAGTGGGATAGGTTTTCAAGAAATACCACTGATTTAAAAAATTATAGAGAATCATTTGGAAAAAAAGGCACACTTGTTATAACCATCGAAGATAGTGGAGAGATGTCAGCTGTAGCTAATCTTCAATTTGAGATTATGGCAGCAATCAATCAATACTATGTTCATAAAATAGCAGAAGATACTAAGGCAGTTTTGATAAATAAAACTTCAAAAGGTCATTCAGGTGGTGGAGTAGCAAACTATGGATATGAGTTTGATGAGAATAATTTCTTGATCATTAGAGCAGAAGAAGCAGTGGTAGTTGCAGACATATATGACAAATTTGAACTTGGATACTCGTATAATGATATCATTTCAGATTTAAAAAATAGAAATATCAAAACAAGAAAAGGTAATGAATTCACTAAAAGCACGATACGTGATATATTAACTAATGTTAAGTACAGTGGTGTCTATAGATATAATAGAGAGGATAGAAAACAAAGTGATCTTGTAAAGAAATCCTTTGATGAAGTATGGGTTGAAGATGGCATCAAAGAGCCGATTGTCACTAAGAAACAGTTTGAAGAAGTTCAAAAAATAATCGATATTAGAAAAACCATATATAAAGATTCAGAATATCTATTAACTGGAATTATTGAATGTGAACTGTGTCATACTGGTATGGTTGGATCTTCTCAAAGTACAGGAAAAGGAAAACCAAGAAGAAGGCAGTATATTTGTCCAAATCATTTGAAAGTAAATGGTAAGACATGTACCAGCAAGGGTATAGATGCTTTAACCATTGAAAATCAAGTACAGCAAATTGTCCTTGATACCATTAATGCATTTATTAAGACTGATTCTTTTGATAAAACAATATTTAAAGATTCACTAGAATCTAAAAGACGATTGAAAAAATCGATTAATAAATCGATAGCTAATATAAATCAAGCGATAGAAATTGCAACAGATCGTCTAGTTGAGCCAGGAATAAGAGATGCAATTAAAAAATCTCTTGAAAAGAAAATAGAAAAAGACTCCAATCACATTGAAGAACTTAAAATTAAACTAGCTTTAGCAAATAAGAGTATTAATCAATATAGTCAAATAGTAAACAAAAAAGAAATAGATTCTTTTACAGCAGAGGATTTGCTAAAAAATAAGATTATTGAAAAACAACTTACTAGAGTTATTGTAGATTGTGTAAAAATCGGTCCAGAGAATATAGAAATTAAAATATTAGAAAAATAA